The DNA segment TATTACACCAATCTAATTTCTCCCAATCCCAAAGCAGCTGATCATTTTCTGAAGCAGTTGGCATGTTACTTATTTCCTCAGTTTGAGAGTCATTATAGCCCAACAACAGCTGCTCTCCTGAAAATGAACTCTCAAGTGAACATTTTCCCTCTATCATGGGAGGGTTTTGATGAGTAATTGCTATTTCCTCACCACCACGACCTTGTTCATCAGTCCTCTGGCCTGTTTCCACCCCAACTCCAAGTGGCCTTCTATCAAACGATCGGCGGCATTTTGCTGCTTTCTTGTATATCCGACACAGACAGAATTCCGCCCTTAACTGCAAAAGTTAATTAACACAGATAATTATTAGCTCATAGAAGATGAATTAAATTCATGGTTCAGGAGAAGTTGGTGGCAGGCACCATTGAATGTGCAGTAGCTGAAGACGATGCTCCGCCTTGTAATATAGCTTTGTATTCGTTCATTTTCCAATCGGTCTTTCTTCCATTAGGAACTCTTCCCTCGTAGAAAACCATGGTTCTTTTCACGCCAATGCAGCAATTGTTGGAAGAGTAAACAAAACTAGGAGAACCAGTAGATTTCCAGTATCCGATAGCAGTGAGTCGATTTGGCCTTCCTCCGTAGGCTTCCTTTTCTTTCCTTGGGATAAAGAAAAACCATTGTTCCTGGTCTCCATGACAATAATCTCCACAGAGTTCTGAACCAAACAAACCAGTTATATATATATGactaaaattaactaaaatgaaacgaaagaagaaaatatattatgttaagagaaagaaaataaaaattgacAGGAAGTTTAGTTTACGTGGAAGGTCCCATGGATTGAAGTCATACACATCAAGAACAGGTATAACACGATCCATAACCTGGTTAAGGTCCTCTCTCTTCCCTTCTAGCTTATGATGCAGATAAAATGACAAGAGCTCTTCTTCTGTAGGGTAAAAACGAAACCCAGGAGGCAGCAGATGCAGATCCTCCATTAATTATTTGTTTCTCTCTCGCTGACTATAGTGGCAAGTGACGAACAATTTAGTTAGCTTACGGCTTTCATGTTGGACTTACTTATAGCGCGTTATTGACTATATATATACTACTTTTGGGGGAACAGAATGAGAGAAACGAGTGAAATGAGAAAAGCGAAGCGGATGATGTTGCTTGGAAACTGCCAGTCGCCTGTTGCGAAGGTTGATAGTATCTTTCCCCGATCATATGATAGTCCTCTCTCTTTCCTGTATCAGCATATTATCCTTATGAAACCCGACAATAGTCAATAAAATTTACCTTTTTGatattaatttattgttatttgaaatataaaactcaaaaggATATTTGCCCACTTTCCACTTCTAGATTCCTATTTCATCTCACTCACTCATGTTCCTTTTTGTACCTTTAAGCTCTCTGCAGCACAAGGtgatgaattatttaattttccaaTATTGCTTACAGCAATCGAAAATTGTTGCAACTCTTAGTGGGCATACCGGCCCGAACAAGATTAATTCTAACCTATTGAATTAgagataattataaaatatttaaaaataaaccttataaaaaaattatgaatctTTTGCTAATCGTAAAACCTCCCAACATAAGAAATTGATTTCTAATTATAAATATGAATCTTTTGCACTGGGTAAATTCACCACCCAAACAGAATTAAACTCtgattaataataaatatggtctCCTATAAACTGTACTGATCTTATTGAATTTCTACAAACTAAACTAAGCTTATTgggtaaatttaaaaaaaaaatcactaatAAGATGAAAAAGTAAATCAACAGACATTAATTCTACTATACTGTCATGAAAACCTATTTACAGAAACTTCTTGTACTCATTCAATTTCATTGAGAGAACCTATATAGCAGCCAATGAAAAAGGAAAATCTGTATGGTGTATACTTGGTAGAGGTACTGTGTATTTTGTGATATCATATTGGTTATGGTGGCAAGAAATGCTTTGAGAGTCAAGTGTTGACTCTGGATATTGACTTCACCAGGTAGCTACTTATATAATGACACACTTGGCTGGCATAGATTGGATTTTAATCATTAGTTGTTTTGCTTTAAGTGTTTTAGGTGCTCGgattagtattat comes from the Hevea brasiliensis isolate MT/VB/25A 57/8 chromosome 5, ASM3005281v1, whole genome shotgun sequence genome and includes:
- the LOC110632442 gene encoding NAC domain-containing protein 90-like, translating into MEDLHLLPPGFRFYPTEEELLSFYLHHKLEGKREDLNQVMDRVIPVLDVYDFNPWDLPQLCGDYCHGDQEQWFFFIPRKEKEAYGGRPNRLTAIGYWKSTGSPSFVYSSNNCCIGVKRTMVFYEGRVPNGRKTDWKMNEYKAILQGGASSSATAHSMLRAEFCLCRIYKKAAKCRRSFDRRPLGVGVETGQRTDEQGRGGEEIAITHQNPPMIEGKCSLESSFSGEQLLLGYNDSQTEEISNMPTASENDQLLWDWEKLDWCNNDGEDIIFM